The Streptomyces sp. NBC_01244 genome contains a region encoding:
- a CDS encoding SRPBCC family protein, giving the protein MSGLFEASVEIDRPVAEVFAYLADGRNDPEFSPRVQRITRTPDGPTAVGTVFRSTVKDAGMKTAREFQITELEAPGRIRWSELSENLVTAEGGYDLTELPGGRTRLRVFNTLTGHGFGRLLVGFALGAARKDAPDFGRRIKAAAEASPRHR; this is encoded by the coding sequence ATGTCCGGACTGTTCGAGGCGAGCGTCGAGATCGACCGGCCCGTCGCCGAGGTGTTCGCGTACCTCGCGGACGGGCGCAACGACCCCGAGTTCAGCCCGCGCGTCCAGCGGATCACCCGGACCCCGGACGGCCCGACCGCCGTCGGGACGGTCTTCCGCAGCACGGTGAAGGACGCGGGGATGAAGACCGCCCGGGAGTTCCAGATCACCGAACTCGAGGCACCGGGGCGGATCCGCTGGTCGGAGCTGAGCGAGAACCTGGTGACCGCCGAGGGCGGCTACGACCTGACGGAACTCCCCGGCGGCCGGACTCGGTTGCGGGTCTTCAACACCCTGACCGGACACGGGTTCGGCCGCCTCCTCGTCGGCTTCGCCCTGGGCGCCGCGCGCAAGGACGCCCCCGACTTCGGCCGCCGGATCAAGGCGGCGGCGGAGGCGTCCCCACGGCATCGGTGA